The genomic interval AAAAGTTTGTGGCATCTGATCTTCTTAAGGTCACCATCGCACCTATTGGTTCACCTTTATGAATGCCAAAATCTCTTACGCTCTTTCTGGCGCCTCTTACACTAGGTTTTTTACCAGTCAGCTCCATTAATGCATTCTTGGCCTTTTCAACAGGGTCGCCAGATTTACCAACACCAATATTTATTACTACTTTAGATATTTGAATTTCCTTCATTGGATTTTCAGTTTTTTCACTCAATTACCAATACCTCCAATACAGGTTTGTCTACCCCAACAGGCATGATCAATTCGACTGGGAGTTCAACAGTTTTCTCGTCAAATGTTAACACTACTCGCTTTGGTAACGAAAACATTCCATTCTTTATTTCCTCAACCCTTCCAATCTTACCAGCATTTTCTCCTTGGATGACTAAAACAAAACAGCCAGTATCGAATTTAATATGTTGATCAATCTTTAAATCAGGTAAGGTTACCAAACATACATCACCCACACTAATATCACCATTATCAGAAATCAATGATTTCCCATCATGAAATCCATATTGAATTTTCCCACCCTTAATGGTTGTCTTGCTGGTGATTTTTACCAACTTTGACATATTTTCTTTTGTCTCAACTGGATTCAATAGCTCTAATCCCTTTGGAATCAACCTATATGCCTTCTTGCTTGTAGTTATCTCAATAATATCCATCAAACCTACACCAAATCTCATATCCCTTCTTACAACGCGATCAACCATTATTTGACCTGAATTCAAGATTTGTTTTGTCTCACTTGCTGTAGAACTAAGATGCAATATATCCCTAAGTACGATACCTAATGGATAACACTTAGTTTTGGAATAGGGTCCAGGTCTGGGCGATAGAATGAATTGAGAGGATTTTCTTTTTATATCCCAAAATTTGGGAGCCTTTTGTCTTTTTAATTTAGTGCTTCCGCTTTTTCTTACCAAATAATATTCACTATCCTTTATTACTCCTTTTTACTCGTTCTTACTGTTGGTTTTCTTGATGATTTATTAATTTGTTCCTCTTTTCCTTGCAATTTTTTCTTTCGTTTGTCATCATCCAGGTGGAGTGAAGTAATTTGTACATTTGATGAATGTATCTGTACTTTAACTTGACCGCCCTTTATTTTCTCTCGTTGTACTCCCTCAATGCTCAACCTACTTCTCACAGTATTCAATTTTTCTACTTTGCCTTCTACTCCCTTGTATTCACCCCGCATGATTTTTACAGAATCGCCTTTTATGATACGCACACTTTTTCTACCATAATCCTTGCTTAAACTATCAGATAAGTTCGCTGAAATATTACTAATCTTCTTCTTCATTTTCATCACTTAAACAATCATAGATGCTAAATTAGCAATTCTTGGCCATTTCTCGGCAGCTTCTGCAGCTACCGGTCCTTTTAAATCAGTTCCTTTAATTTCTCCTTCCTGAGTCACTAGAACTGCGGCGTTATCTTCAAAGGATACTCTTACCCCATTTAATCTCCTTATTGGATATTTTTGTCTCACTATAACTGCCCCAAAAATCTGTTTTCTCAATTCGGCTGGACCTTTCTTAACTGTAACCGTTACAAAATCACCCACGGCGGCTGCTGGCAACCGTGAATGTCTCCCTTTATAACGCGTAACTTGAGCGATTTGCAATATTTTTGCTCCGGTATTATCAGCACAAACTAGATTTGCATACAGAGGTAATGATCGAGTTACATATGGCCTGAATTCCTCGACTCCTCGTGAAGATACTGCTCTTGATTTTGTAGACATGACTATTCACTTACCTCTACTACAGCAAAAGAAACAGTCTTTGAAAGTGGACGGCATTCTGCAATCTTAACCTTATTTCCATCTTCTACCTCCTGACAATCAGAAATAAAAGCATGGATCTTTGATTTGCTGCGTTCATATCTCTTGTATTTGTTAACAAATCTTGAATATTCTCTTTCAACAACAACCATATTCTTACTCTTGTGACTAACAACTATACCACTAACAAGTTTACCCCTCAAAGACAGTGATCCGCAAAACGGACAGTATTTATTAGTACATGTCTTTTTTGGACCTTTAACTTGAATACCAATATCTCTTACCATAAAATTCACTTGATCTTATCCTTAACTTCTTCTGGCCTTCCTAATAATCGCTTGCCAGGAAGTACATAAATGCCTTGTTTAGTAGTCATACGATACTTTGAAATTTCAATTTTAGGAATCTTAATTATCTTATCTAAAGTGTCGCTTTTTAAAACTATCATATTTTTACTTATACTCACTAATTTGCCATTTTTTCCATTGTTATGTGGATTTGACGATTTGATAATACTTATTGAAGATTGCAATAATTTACTATCTATGTCAGCTTTGTAATCTCTATTTAGACTCATTGTCGTTTTTGCCCTCCAGTTCGTTCATTCATTAAAGTCAGAATTCTGGCTATATCTCTCCTTTTCCACCTTATTACTCCTGCATCTTTCTTTAGAGTTCCTTTTAGGGCTTCGGATTTGAGTTTTGCCAAATCAACCTTAAGATCAGTTAATTTATCTTTTAAGTCAGTATCATTAAACTGTCTTAATGTCTTTGTTTTATTTCTAGCCAATTACTTATTAATCTCTCCTGTATTTTCTAATATTTCTTTTTGATTGCTCTTGTCGGCATTTTCATTCTCTTTGTTTGGTTCTGAAGTATTGGATTCCTTTGTTCCTAACTCATTCTTATGTGAGGCATGTTCTTTATACAAGGAAAGTAGCTCAAATTCAGGCGGAGTAGCATCTTTAATTGCAATTTTTAATCTGATTCCCATTATTCCCATCTTTGTTAATACATGCGTAATCCCTTCCTTCACTACTTTGTCAGCCATGTTTCCACTTTTTGGTATTATACCTGATGAATGTTTCTCAAAATGAGCTCTCTCGCTTCTTAGTTTGCCCGATATCGTGACTTCTACTCCTAATGCTCCTGCATTTTTGATCGTATTTACTGTCCAAAGTGCTGCCCGTCTAAAAGCGGTTCCCCTTTCGATTAGCTGTGC from Candidatus Nitrosocosmicus hydrocola carries:
- the rplX gene encoding 50S ribosomal protein L24, whose amino-acid sequence is MKKKISNISANLSDSLSKDYGRKSVRIIKGDSVKIMRGEYKGVEGKVEKLNTVRSRLSIEGVQREKIKGGQVKVQIHSSNVQITSLHLDDDKRKKKLQGKEEQINKSSRKPTVRTSKKE
- a CDS encoding 30S ribosomal protein S3, yielding MNAIKNVLKNNYRNSELDEFLRAELKDAGFGGADIQKSPLGTRLTLYVTRPGLVIGRKGSGIRDLTSKLEVKFGLTNPQISVVEVEVPELNPKIMCNRLAQLIERGTAFRRAALWTVNTIKNAGALGVEVTISGKLRSERAHFEKHSSGIIPKSGNMADKVVKEGITHVLTKMGIMGIRLKIAIKDATPPEFELLSLYKEHASHKNELGTKESNTSEPNKENENADKSNQKEILENTGEINK
- the rpmC gene encoding 50S ribosomal protein L29, producing the protein MARNKTKTLRQFNDTDLKDKLTDLKVDLAKLKSEALKGTLKKDAGVIRWKRRDIARILTLMNERTGGQKRQ
- a CDS encoding 30S ribosomal protein S4e codes for the protein MVRKSGSTKLKRQKAPKFWDIKRKSSQFILSPRPGPYSKTKCYPLGIVLRDILHLSSTASETKQILNSGQIMVDRVVRRDMRFGVGLMDIIEITTSKKAYRLIPKGLELLNPVETKENMSKLVKITSKTTIKGGKIQYGFHDGKSLISDNGDISVGDVCLVTLPDLKIDQHIKFDTGCFVLVIQGENAGKIGRVEEIKNGMFSLPKRVVLTFDEKTVELPVELIMPVGVDKPVLEVLVIE
- a CDS encoding 30S ribosomal protein S17, producing MVRDIGIQVKGPKKTCTNKYCPFCGSLSLRGKLVSGIVVSHKSKNMVVVEREYSRFVNKYKRYERSKSKIHAFISDCQEVEDGNKVKIAECRPLSKTVSFAVVEVSE
- a CDS encoding 50S ribosomal protein L14, giving the protein MSTKSRAVSSRGVEEFRPYVTRSLPLYANLVCADNTGAKILQIAQVTRYKGRHSRLPAAAVGDFVTVTVKKGPAELRKQIFGAVIVRQKYPIRRLNGVRVSFEDNAAVLVTQEGEIKGTDLKGPVAAEAAEKWPRIANLASMIV